The Juglans regia cultivar Chandler chromosome 16, Walnut 2.0, whole genome shotgun sequence nucleotide sequence AAAATATCCATATAACGCCAAGCTAATTGAGAAGCCTCCTTTAACTTGCTTCCAACCTAAACAATCCAATATATGACTAATATCCACAAAGAATCAATCGATTCCCTCCTTCCTTCCATGCGAGCAATACAATGCCAACACCAAAGGTTTCAAGTAACAATAGTTGGAATAATCCCGACCATATTACCCACATGAGAAGACTTTGACGTGCACTTGTACCAAGCCTTCACCGTCTCTCGCCATGTCCTATTAGCAATGTAAGGGATGTCCAAAAGGTTTGAGCATTTTCTCCATATAGCCACAGCTATTTGACCCTGATAAAGAACAGGGTCTAAGTCTTCGAAAGTACCTTTCCCACAACACTCACACTTTGATACCACAAGGATGCCAATCTTTCTTAAACGCTCATCCACACTAAGATTATTTGAAAAAGCCTTCCACATTACAACATAAATGTTTTTTGGTATAGTGGCATGCCATATCCAGTCCGATCAATGATTTTTTGGAGCCACTACTCAAACATAATCCCAACCACTTCAAGTAGTAAACTCACCTTCCGAGTTTCCCATCCAAATTAAGATGCCCATGCCTTCCTTCGTGCACCCTATAGAAGATATAATACTATCCGTTAACTCCCTTTCTACAAGCTGAACCGAGAGATCTACATCCCAAATATTATCAACCATGCACTCCTTAATTTTTAGCTTCGGCAAATGAAGACTCAGATCACAAACCAAGAACCATCGATGTGTGATCCGAAGTCAAACAAGGCAAGTATTTCAGAAAACTGTTCGGAAAAGAATCCAAACATTTAGAGTTACATAGAGCTCTATTCAAAGGAGCCTAACTTCTAGCCATCCTGCcatgaccattacaccaagaaaacttGTCCTCACTGAAAGGAATTTGCACCAGACCCCCAGCATccataaacttataaaaatccTCCATTATACTCGGCAATCTCGGATTACTACCCCTTCTCTCACTATCTTctcgaataatattaaaatctccaaaaaccACCCACGAAAGAGCAAGCGAACTAAAGCCTATCAAGTCAGACCATAGAGACCTTATCtccaaatacaaacattttgcATACACAACTGAAACCACCAAGGATAAATGCTTCTAAAAAATCAGCATCGTCACCCGTTGATTAGAAGCTCCAAGAACACTAACTTGCACCTTCGCTTCTCAAAAAATTCACAACTTACCCTCCTGCGCACCATCCAAAAAACTGGCATCAAACCTCAACATATTTTGCCATCTTAACATCTTACTATCCTTCCTAAAATGCTTAGCCACAATGAGAACCTTGGGTTTAAACTTCTTCAAGAGAGACCGAAGTCTACTCTTCGAGGTCCCAAGCCCTCGAACATTCCAGAACATAATCTTATCTATCATAAGTCCAGGTGAGAGGGCCTGCTAGGATCCCGAGTAGAGCTACATAatattcttccattttttcctGTCCTTGCAACTCACAAGTTCTGAATCCGAAGAACCATCCCTCTCCTTCCCCAACTGAGGAAGACCCCTTTCGCCATCATTCTCCGAACTCGCCTTCTCCTCACCCTATCAAAAAAAACAACAACCTGCATTCCCTCTTCAAGATCGCCTACCGCTTCAACCCTCACAAGAGTGGCCTTCCCTATACCATCCCGACCCCCCGAAACAAGTCTCACCATAGGAACCTGGGCCACCAAAACCAAAGAAACCGACTCTGCCCCACCTTTTTCCAAGTCTTCACGCTAGAACATCACCTTTAAGCAAGGCCACCTCCTTGTGGGCCCCACCAATATTCCCATGCACCAGACCACCATTTGCGCACGTAATAACGTGCTCCTCCTCCTGGCTACCATGCTGATCATGCACGATCCCAGGCCTCGCACTCTAACTTGCACCCATAAAATGCATCACACCACCCACGACTGGACCGATCACATTATCTCCCCCAACAGACAGACCCTTATCATTCACTAATTCACCCTCTGCTAAACAAACATCTTCAGCTATCTCCCCATGAAGAGCTTCCTTACTGGACGAAACCTCTGATTTTTTCCAAACCCAAACACGTCCCGACTTCCCgacatcctttttttttttccgtccaCCTCAAACTGTTGAAGCCCATTTCATCTATATGTTTTATGATTATGCCCTTGAATCCGGCCACAAAAAGCCGGTAGGGTTTCATACACCACTTCCTGAAAAAAAAACTCGTAGGTTTCCTCAGCATACCAATCCAAAAAGACTTAATCAGCTCCTAAGAAATATTCATCAAAATGCAAACCCTAGCACCATCAATGCGAGTTGCACATCTCGGAGCATTATCCCTCCACAAATACGTTCCTATAGGTTTTGTAAtacttttaagaaaatatttatgatagaGATTCGATTAAAGGCCAGAAAGCACAATCCACACTAGAACCATAGCCAGTTCTGACTCCTCACTGAAATATGTAgaccaataaaaaatacaataagcaACTCCTTCAATGTCACAACTCTCCCGAGTCATTGCTTTTAGGAAATCCTTCTCATTAGAAAACCTAACAAAAACATTTCGAGGCTTCCTCATCGCAGAAACCGTTGGTTGATTCAATAAATTCCAACACCCACGGATAAAAGCCCTGATCCTATCTAGTGAAGGCCTCTGCCTTAGAAACTTCAAAACCACAACAAACTGAAAGGGCTCTGCTGATCCATCCAATTCCCCCTTAGAGAACTGAACAAATACTTCATCCTCCAGAATTGTCGGTTGTCTAAACGACACAATCACCTCAGGAATGGCTTGAGGGGACTAAGATACCAAATCTGCAAAAGACCAAGGTCTTCCTACCAACGTCAAGGGGCCAAGCAGACCCCTGACATTAGCCATCGAAAACGGCAACTAGGAAACCCTAGCAGAGAGCAACAAAAGACCTAGAAGGAAATATTGAAGGCTTTTTGTCACCCTCCTATAATTAGATTTGTAAATAGAATTgttatttcatatattatacCTGTATACTGGATGGATCATAAGTAGACGAATGATTGCTCAACAGATATTCCTACAAATAGAAAatgtttactttttattatGATGTTAAGATCAAACGTTAGAATCATTGAAAAGAGTTGTTAAAGAAACAATATTCATGTAAACCTTTCTCTGCATGATTCGTGTCATGATGTCCAGAAGATTTTTCTCACTGGATTCCAGCTCTCCAATAGATGCGATCTTTAGTGGGTCAGGCTCATATAACCTACATTCAAAACATTAAGCCTCCATGAACtaatactacatatatatatatatagataatccCAATAAGTTATAAAGTTTTTCCCAAATTATATTAAGGGACCTTATCTGTTCTTCAGCCATTTGAAGTTGTTGCTGTAACCTACCAATTTCCTGCTGGAGTTCCTGGAATGAGAAAGATTAACCAGagtaagaaaaaaacaaaaaactaaaccCAATTTCGTTAAGATGATCATGACAAATAGATCTATAACCAGTATCTCTTTATAATTACCTCAATCTCAGAGTTAACAGCCGCCggacttcattttttttttttttttttttttttgaagcatTGATCCAGAAAAGAGGAAAAGCATTAATTGGAAACATGATTTGATAACTCAAATTAATCAagactaaaaagaaaaacaaagaatagaTCAAGACATGATGATGAGAGAGGGGAAGACAAACTTGGCAATTTGAAGAGCAATGTCATTTTCACTCCTTAGTTTCTGTAAGGTCCTAAGCAAATACTGCTGCAATAATGCAACACTAGAATTTCATCaataatttattctattttaattttttgcttgTAAAATAGGGTAGGAGAAGAAGGTGCATGACACTCTTACCCGCTGCCccaaaaaagggaagaaaaaattaCCAATATCAAcatgaaaagtttaaaataatgttGTCTCACCTCTTTGTTTTGGAGGTCACTGCAAAAGGAAAGGAATGAGTTACGACATATTTAAATTGCGGCCAAACAAAAACACAGAGACAGAGATAGAGACAGAGACGTGAGAGAGAGTACCAGTGCCTGCCTTTCTCAACCACAGCTCtgcaacaaacaaataaatcaataaactaATCAAATTAACAAGCCAATTtaagggaaaaataaataaattaattcaatattGTTAAATGAGACAATTTCTAGGAGCATACTGTTCTCTTTCTTGGTCAGGAAGATTGATGAAACGAGTAAAAACATCTTCGATCCTGATTTCCAagacaaatgagaaataattaaatattgatcaTCATGGCACATGCATATCCATGCATCTTATATTAGAGAACTCCAGAAATTCACAGagacatgcatgcatccatGGCTTAAAATCATGGTTAatcaaaaaattatcaaaaaattcaGATTACAATATAGGGGTTTATCTATAATCCATTGGGTAGGACAAGGTATACAGGTTTTAGGGTTCTAGTCCCTTAGGTATACATGTTTTCCAAGCTAAAActatattttgtgaatataaattatttggtgTAAGAAATTAAGTTGATAaacaattaatataatatgaattaaGGCCAatgaaagcaaaaagaaaaagcattCAAAAACATGAGAACATGAGAAAAGGTGGTGCatgtagcatatatatatatatgcctgcGCTGATCAAGaatgattttggttttttgtttttaccttCTTTTGCCAGAGAAATGGCTAAGACGACCGGAAGGAGAGAACATGATAAGAGCAATATCAATGTCACAGAGGATTGAGAGCTCATAAGCCTTCTTAATGAGGCCATTTCTACGTTTTGAGAAAGTAACTTGACGATTCGTGTTGTTTTCTATTCTCTTTATCTCCAGTTTTACACGACCCATATCTTGAATATCGATCTGTCACCTATATCTTATATGCACCAAAAAAAGGCGATGACTCTTTTTTggagaaaacaaacaaacaatgttttctttttggggaacaaaatataaatatgcatgCAATGCCCTATAATACACAACGCATGGACATGAACCTTTTAAGGAAGGGGTTGatgagagagactgagagagatgGTTATAAATGGGTGAGAGGAGAGATAGGACAGAGAGATTCAAGgatgtatacaaaagaaagGGTCACAGGAGGGATTTGATGGTTAtcccttcttcttttccttcttttttagtGTTTCCGGCTAGCTAGAGCTGCCTAGTGTGtcaaattattattagtattaaaaaaaaaaaaagatctttggcattagtatttttttttttagatgatcaattatatatgtttatttaaatggttttaatttcttttttcaagcCAATGATAATAATGTATCAATTAATAATAGGTAAAAATAATGTTACAAAGAATACTAGGAGAGAGGATCTAACAACTTGTATTCAAACTGAATAATCTTTTacaactatattatatattacaattaactaATTATGCGCATATATAATCATGTCCTTTCATTAAAACTGAATTTCAATTTCACAAAACCGTCCcctatttcatatattatatagagttttaaaaaagttttaagttcATAATTAATCTTTCATAAAACcagtctaatatatatatatatatatattttttgtatttggcataatatcattttaaagcAATCCAATGATAGATTGCAGCTTTAAGTTAAATGATTGTAATGGATTGAATTGAGCATTAGAATCTCAAACATGTTTCATCATGATCAATTTTGTTTCAAGTACAAGCCAAGAATTAGAaacttgtaatatatatacacacatacatatgtatgtatatatgtattaaaaggGAGAATTTGTATGCTTTTCCTTCACTGTTCGATCGTCGTTTGccctatatatatgttgggtTTGTGGAGCCTGGCTCAGTTCACTCGAGCCTCGCTCAACAAATGGCTCGAGTGAAGGCCAAACAGAGAGTTCACTTGTTAGTCGCTCGACAGATGGCTAGAGCGAATGCCAGATAGAGAGTTCGCTTGTTAGTCGCTCGACAAATGGTTCGAGCGAAGGCCAGACAGAGAGTTCACTCGATGCGTGCTCGACACGTCGCTTGAGTGAATATCgcagaaaattataaattagggTTTTCACCGTGTAAccctataaatatgttttgaacaTTATGGTCGTATGTTGTCAAACTGTGTAAATTCGTGTCGTGTGATTGATTGCTTGATTATTTCTTGCTTATATTTGCTTTATTGTCATCGCTtttcacaacaattggtatcagagccaagttCAGGTTTGAGAAAAAGCAATGGCTGGGGAAGAAGTGAAGGTATCTAGAATTGAGAAGTTTGATGGCACAAACTTCGGATACTAGAGAATGCAGATAGATGACTACTTCTATGAGAATAAACTCCATCTTCCACTATTGGGGAATAAGCTTAACAACATGGAATATGCTGATTAGAGCCTGTTAAATCGACAGGTTCTAGGGATTATTCGGCTAACATTGTCGAGATCTGTTGCACATAATGTTATAAAGGAGAATACTACAATAGATCCCATGATGGCTTTGTCAGGTATATATGAAAAACTATCTGCTAATAACAATGTGCATTTAATGAAAAAGTTATTCAATCTGAAGATGGTAGAATGTACATCTGTTGCCCACCATCTAAATTGGTTCAATACTATCACCAACCAATTATCTTCTattgaaattgagtttgatgatgagattcCTGCATTGGTACTATTGGCGTCACTGTCAAACAATATTTGGGAAGCCATGAGAATGGTTGTTAGTAATTCTGCCGaaaagatgaaattaaaatatgatgatattcgtgatttgattttggctaAGGAGGTGCACAGGAGGAATTCTAGCAAGACCTTAGGGTTGAGTTCTGCACTAAATGTTGATGCTCGGGGGAGATCACACGATAGGAACTCAAACAGAGATagatcaaagattcaaaattaaagaatatggGCAAGAGAAAGCCAAGGCCTGGACAACAGACAACTTGCTGGAACTGTGGCAAGACTAGTCACGTAAAAAGGAACtgtaaaaatctaaaaaatatggaGAATGACAGTGTAAACATGGTAACTGAAAAAGTACAGGATGCACCACTACTTGTAGTTCACTGCTCGATCGATGACTGGATACCGGATTCAGGGACTTTCTTTCACACCTCTTCACATTGAGAGATCATACAGAACTACGTTGCTGGTGACTTCGAGAAGGTGTACTTGGTTGATGGAGAGGCACTGAACGTGGTGGAAGTGGGAGACGTTGACATTGTACTCGCTAACAAAAATGCATGGACCTTGCAAAAAGTCAGACACATTCCCGAGTTGAAGAAAAATCTCTTCTCTGTAGGATAGCTTGACGATTGTGGCCATTTAGTAGTGTTCTCAGATAGTACCTGGAAGGTTACTAGAGGAGCAATGGTGCTGGGTTGGGGTAAGAAGACTGATACTCTGTACATGACAACTAGTTTGAGTGACACCATTGCTGCCACCGTTGTAGAGAGCACCACAAAGTTGTGGCACTGGAGGCTTGGCCATATGAGTCAGAAAGACATGACTATTGTCAAAAGGCAAGCTACCAGAACTAAAGTCAGTTGATTTGAGTATGTGTGAGAGCTGTATATTGGGGCAGCAGAAAAATGTCAGTTTCTTGAAGAGTGGTAGAGCACTAAGACCAAGAAAACTGAAACTCGTACACACAGACTTGTTGGAGGCCTTCTCCAGTGTCCTCTCTTGGAGGCTCTCGGTACTACGTCATGTTCTTTGACAACCACATCATGAAGAtatgagtctatttttttaaattaaaatctaacatgtCTAATGTGTTCAAAAAGTGGAAAGCTCTAATTGAGACAGAGATAGACCAAAGCTGAAATGCTTGAGGTCTGACAACGGTAGAGAATACATTGATGGAGGGTTGAAGGAGTATTACGTAGTTCATGGTATCAGAATGGAGAAGACAATTCCCGGACCCCACAATAGAATGGTGCTATTGAATGCATGAACAGAACCATCAACGAGCATGCTAGAAGCATGAGGCTGCATGCTAGGCTACCACCTACATTCTGGGCAGACGCAGTTAACACTATTGTTTACCTCATAAATCGAGAGCCATTAGTCCCATTAAAGTGTGGATTGCCTGAGGAGGCTTGAAGCATAAAAGAGGTTAAACTTTCTCATCTAAAAATCTTTGGTTATGTTTCTTATGTTCATGTTGACTCTGATGCTCGTAGCAAGCTTGAGGTAaagtcaaaaaaatattattttattagttatggATATGAGGTATTTGGCTATCGCTTTTGGGATAAGTAGAGTTGAAAAATCATCAGGAGCAGGAACATGATATTTAATGAGAAAGTTATGTACAAGAACAAGTCCAGTACAGtagttgtaacgccccaatggaaggcccaaaccacatggcctatactccaaaaggactagtcaattatacaattggagccccattggaaccttataaagagcaagaacttctccttcccaagcaatgtaggatctcatacaccacctacccttatccatatcatatggggtatcacaatctaccccccttaaattcccgacgtcctcgtcgggcctgtccattgtaggtggcatggctcaagtcccacatttctggttgggatagtctctgataccatt carries:
- the LOC109012537 gene encoding agamous-like MADS-box protein AGL104 isoform X1, producing the protein MGRVKLEIKRIENNTNRQVTFSKRRNGLIKKAYELSILCDIDIALIMFSPSGRLSHFSGKRRIEDVFTRFINLPDQEREQAVVEKGRHCDLQNKEQYLLRTLQKLRSENDIALQIANPAAVNSEIEELQQEIGRLQQQLQMAEEQIRLYEPDPLKIASIGELESSEKNLLDIMTRIMQRKEYLLSNHSSTYDPSSIQQGMPTSFEHEVVSWLPDGGHNHGQMFDASASLNQLMRELSSTVYDPFSQGTSSNTDPRSMSTDGNLTAWPQAYNSTGHHSATTNILPPTSFPPIQHGMVGSEVPEMMAHHDQQVEIQINGSHVHVDDEVANFETKLSPSA
- the LOC109012537 gene encoding agamous-like MADS-box protein AGL104 isoform X2; protein product: MGRVKLEIKRIENNTNRQVTFSKRRNGLIKKAYELSILCDIDIALIMFSPSGRLSHFSGKRRIEDVFTRFINLPDQEREQAVVEKGRHCDLQNKEYLLRTLQKLRSENDIALQIANPAAVNSEIEELQQEIGRLQQQLQMAEEQIRLYEPDPLKIASIGELESSEKNLLDIMTRIMQRKEYLLSNHSSTYDPSSIQQGMPTSFEHEVVSWLPDGGHNHGQMFDASASLNQLMRELSSTVYDPFSQGTSSNTDPRSMSTDGNLTAWPQAYNSTGHHSATTNILPPTSFPPIQHGMVGSEVPEMMAHHDQQVEIQINGSHVHVDDEVANFETKLSPSA